AAAGCGTGCTCACGTCGAGGAATTCGTCCTGCCTGCTTGGCCAGCCTACCGGCGATCACGGCGTGTTTGAAGGCCTCACCCATCTGCACCGGGTTCTGCGCCCGGGTGACAGCAGTGGCCAATAGTACGGCGTCGCAGCCCAGCTCCATGGCGAGCGCGGCATCGGAGGCGGTTCCTATTCCTGCATCCAGCACCACGGGGACTGAGGCCCGGGACACAATGAGTTCAATGTTGTGCGGGTTCAGGATGCCCAGACCGGTTCCGATCGGCGAGCCCAGGGGCATCACAGCGGTGGCACCCAGGTTTTCGAGGCGCAGGGCCAGGACGGGATCATCGTTGGTGTAGGCGAAGACCTTGAATCCACGGTTGACCAGCTTCTCCGTTGCCTCGACGAGTTCCACGGCGTCTGGAAGGAGTGTGTGTTCGTCGGCGATGACTTCCAGCTTTACCCAGTCGGTTTCCAGTGCCTCCCGCGCCAGTTCTGCCGTCATCACAGCGTCTTTGGCAGTAAAGCAACCGGCGGTGTTGGGCAACACGCGGATGCCGTGGTCCACCAGGAGTTGGAAGAGTGATCCTGTTTCAGCCGGTGAGTAGCGCCTCATGGCTACTGTGGTGAGCTCAGTCCCGGACGCCAGGAGCGCAGCGCCCAGGCCGTCCAGGCTCGGGGCACCTCCCGTGCCCATGATCAGTCGGGAGCCGAAGTGGACGCCGTCGATCACCAGGGCGTCAGTAATGACCTCTGTGTTTGCTGTCGTCATGATGTCAGCCTCCTTGGACTGCGGTAACAAGTTCGAGTTCATCTCCGTCGGCGAGCGCCGTTGCGGACCATTGGCTGCGCGGCACCACCTCGGAATTGCGGGCGACGGCGACACCCAGCTTGCCGCCGTCGGCTGCCTGTCCGCGGTGGTCCAGGACGCGGCCGGTGACGGCCGTGACCAAGGTGCTGACTGAAGCGTCCTCCGGCACGGCGTGATCGGATCCGTTGAGTTTGATGTTCATGCTGTTTCCTTGCTGGGTGCGTGTGCCGGCGTGAGCGCCCGCGCTGTGGATGTAGTGGCCGCGAAGCGGTCCGGGCGGAATGGTGCCCACCGGGGGTCCGACGAGCCGTTGATCAGCCCGCCCACGATCCGTGCGGCCGCGGGCGTCAGGAGGACGCCATGCCGGAAGAATCCCGTGGCGATCACCAGGCCATCAACATCCCCCCTGGAGCCGGCGACCCGTCCAAGCAACGGGGCGTTGTCCGGAGTGCCGGGGCGGGCGCGGGCCGTTGCTTCGAGCAGTTCAAGTTCCGCCACTGCGGGGACCAAGGCCTGGGCGTCCCTCAGCAACTGGTAGACGCCCCCGGCTGAGACCGCATTGGAGGATGCCGACAGCCCGTCCTCGCGTTGGGTGGCCCCGATGACTACCGTGCCGTTGTCCCGGGGCACGATGTAGACGGGCACCCCGCGGACCATCCCGCGGACGGTGGAGGTGAGCAGGGGCCGCAGGTGTTCAGGCACCCGAAGCCTGAGGATGTCGCCATACACCGGCCGGACGGGAAGGCTGAGCCCGTCGGGGAGCCCCTCCAGTTCAGCCGCACCCAGTCCGTTGGCGACCACTGTTTCGGTGGAGTGGACAGCGGCACCGGACTCGAGTTCCACTCCTGAGACCCGCCCTGCGTCCCAGAGCAAACGGCGCGCCGAGGAAGCCACGGCAAACCCATTGGCGGCATCCGAAACCCAGGTGGAGTCGCTGGCCTCGTGGCGCGCCAGTCCCGACAGGAGGCATGCCGCCAACTTCCGGGGATCAACCTGGTGGTCGGCGGGAATGTCGAAGGCACTGGAAATTTGGGGGCTGAGGAGGGGTTCGCGATTCCGGGCGTCGCGCAGGGAAAGCGGCTCAACCCCCAGGCCCGCAGCGAGCTGCACCGCACGGAGGTCTCCCAGCGCCCTGCGGTCCGCAGCGTCGGCACCCACGGCGAGTGTCGGCGTCGTGCGGTATCCGGTGTCTTGTCCTCCGCAGGTCAGGCTTGCTGCGAAAGACGGCCACAGCCGGGACGATTCGAGCATCAACTCCAGGAGATCTTCCTCCTGGTAGTGAAATTCGCTCACGGGGGCAAGCATTCCGGCGGCAGCAAACGTAGCCCCCGAAGCCGGTGCGGGGTCGATCACCACCACGGAGCGGCCAAGTCGCCGCGCTTCGCGGGCGATGCCCAGCCCGATGACGCCGCCGCCAATGACGGCCACGTCGGCCTGGAGCGGGGTTTGGCGGGGAACTGCCATTGCGCGTTTCCTTCCCTACGCCGGTACTAGCCGGATCAGGTCAAGCGGTCGGCTCTTAAGCCCTCTCAGCCGGACAGTCATATGACGAACGTCGCGGCTCCCGCAGTACGTGCCCAGTTTAGAGGAACTACTCTGGGTTCCATGACCCAGACTGATGCCCTCGCCACCGCCCGCTTGTATCTGTGCACCGATGCGCGGAAACGGCAAGGCGATTTTGAAGACTTTGTGGACGCCGCGTTCGAGGGCGGTGTGGACATCATCCAGCTGCGCGACAAGACCCTCGAAGCTGCCGACGAATTGGAGTTGCTGGCGGTCCTGCACGGAGTTGCGCAACGTCATGGACGGCTGTGGGCTGTCAACGATCGAGCCGACGTTGCCAGTGTTTCCGGGGCTCCGGTGTTCCACATCGGGCAAAAGGACCTCCCGTTGAAGGTGGCCCGGACATTGCTTCCGGAGTCCGTCACGATCGGTCTTTCCACCCACTCCCCCGAGCAGGTGAATGCCGCCATCGCGGCATCACCGGGACAGGGGGGCCTGGACTATTTCTGTGTAGGACCCGTCTGGGCGACACCCACCAAACCCGGCCGCGAAGCCGTGGGACTGGACTTGGTCACATATGCCGCAGAAGCGAGCAAGCGTGCAGTCGAGACCACCGACGGCGCCGTGAACCTGCCATGGTTCGCCATCGGAGGGATCGATCTCAGCAACGTAGAGCAGGTGCGGGCCGCAGGCGCCACCCGGATCGTCGTGGTCCGCGCCATCACCGAGGCTTCGGATCCGACGACGGCAGCCAAGTCGCTGCTGGAGGCGCTGGACGCAGCCTGAGCCTGGCCGTTGGAGCCTTTCAGGCATAAGCCCGGTCATACCGCTAGGCAGTGAGGCCCAGCGCCGTCATCCGGCGGGCATGACGCCCGGCGAGCTCGCCTGTCAGTCTTTTAATTGCGGCGCGGGCATCGCCACCACTTTTTAGTGCCGGCCCCAACTGTGGGTGCTCAGTCCCTACCCTCTGCGCCTGTGTCAGCGCTTCCCCCACCAGCCGGCGGCCCCACAACGCCAGCCGTGAGGCCAGTCGTGGGTCATCGGCCAAGGCCCGCCGCAGCAGGACACGAAGTACCTCGGTTGCCTGGTCGGGGGAGGCAACCCGGTCCACGAACTGCTGCGTTGTTCCATCGAGGAAAGTGGCGACAGCCCGGTAGAAGTCCGAGGAAACGGTGTCGATGACGTATGCCTTCATCACGGATTCGAACCAGTCCCCGGGCTTGGTGCGTTCATGGAAGTGGTCAAAGGAACGCTGGAACGGCAGCATGGCTTCCTCCGGATCAAGGCCCATTTCAGTGAGCCGATCGCTCAGCAGCGCGAAGTTTCCGTACGCACCGACGGCAATTTTTGCCAGCACTGAACGGTCATGGAGTGTGGGGGCGTATCGGGAATCGAACGAAAGCCGGCCGAAAGCCGACAACTCGCCGTAGGCCATGGCGCCCAGGAGTTCCGCGGCGAGTTGTCCGGCAGAAGGTGCGACGTCCGTCGAAGTGCCCATAATCCAAGACTATCCCCGGCTCTCCACACCCCGCCCGCGGAGATTGCCTTCAGCAGCGTTGGTCCCACTAGGCTGACTGGAAGTGAGTTGACTGTCTGGCCTGCCCGCAGGCCGCGTGTCCTCCTCCTCGCACCCACTCCCCCGAAGGATGATCAATGACTAATCCGAGCTACCCGCCCGCGCCCCACAACGGGAACGGTGCCCCACCAGTTCCCCCTGCACCCGGTGCTTTCGACGCCCAGTACCAAGGCGGACCCCAGACGTACCAGTCCGGCCCGGATTCCAGCCCTTATGGTGTTCCCGGCACGGGTACTCCGGCCAAGTCCTTCATGGTCACGTGGATCCTCTCCTTGCTCCTTGGTGGCCTCGGTGTTGACCGCTTTTACTTGGGAAAGATCGGGACCGGCATTGCCAAACTGCTCACTGCGGGCGGACTCGGCATCTGGTCCATCGTGGACCTCATCATCACGCTGACCGGCAACGCACGGGATAAGGAAGGCCGCCCGCTGCAGGGTTATCCGGAAAACAAGAAGAAGGCCTGGATCATCACGCTCGTTGTCTGGTTCGCCGGCCTGGTTGTTGGGATCGTGTCCGCGGTGTTGTCTTTGACGCTGGTGGCTGCCGCCGTCCAGGGACAGGCCACGCCTGTCCCTGCCGCACCGTCAGCTTCACAGGAGGCCACTGCCCCTTCCCAAGGCACTGCCACCGATGGCAACGCTTTCGAGGTCACGGTGTCCGAGGGCAACACCGTTAAGGTCACCGTCCTTAACACCGGGTACACCACCGAAATCCCGGAGATGGCTTACATGAAGCCGCTCAACGGCGGGTTCCTCCTTCTGGAGGTTTCCTGGGAGACCACCGCCGGATCCAGCTTCGTCGCGCCCAGCAACTTCGACGCCTTCGATGCTGACGGCAAAGAGGGCGACCGGATCTTCCTTGACGATGGTCTGGGCGGTCTGGTCTCCGGCGATGTCGCCGCCGGCGACGTACAGCAGGGAGTCATTGCCTTCGACATCAAGAATGGTCCCACCACAGTGGTGATCAACAATGACTTCGGCGACAAGGCAGCCACCTTCACTTTGACACCGGCAAGCTGACCGCCTGTTTGGTCAAAACCAGCTTTACCGAAAGCCCGTTGCCCCCTGGGGCAGCGGGCTTTTGCGTGCGGCGGCCAAGACTATCGGCCGGTTTCGGGCTACCCTGATTTTCGTGTCACATCATCGGATAGCACCCAACGTCGACGATTCGTCGGACCAGCTCGCTGCGGCCCTTGCGGCCTTGAGGACAGAGCTGGAACTCCCCACTGAGTACCCGGCTGAGGCAGTACAAGAGGCACAACGGGCCGTGGAGCATCTGAAGCTGCCGGATCAGGATTTGCGGGAGATCCCCTTTGTCACCATTGACCCCGCTACGTCGACTGACCTGGACCAGGCCCTGTTCATTGATCGTGCCGGGGACGGCTACAAGGTCCTCTACGCCATCGCTGACGTGCCGTCCTTTGTGGCTCCTGGAGGAGCATTGGATGCCGAGACCCGGCTCCGCGGACAAACGTTCTATGCACCTGACGGCCGGATCCCCCTGCACCCCGAGGTCATCAGTGAAAACGCCGGAAGCCTGCTGGCCGAACAGGACTGCAGTGCTTTTGTGTGGGACTTCGACCTCGACGCCGATGCAGAGGTCGTGTCCGTAACCGTAGCCCGGGCGACTGTCCGAAGCCGGGCCAAGCTGAGCTACAAAGGCGCCCAACAGCAGATCGACGACGGCACTGCCCCGCCTGTTCTCCAACTCCTCAAGGAAGTGGGACTGAAGCGCGTCGAGCTCGAACGATTGCGTGGCGGCGCAAGCCTCAACATGCCGGAACAGGAAATCGTCCAGGCGACCGACGGCGGCGGGTACAGGATCGTTGCTGCCCCGTCTCTGCCGGTGGAAGACTGGAACGCACAGATCTCTCTGATGACCGGAATGGCGGCCGCAGAACTGATGCTGGAAGGGAAAGTAGGCATCCTCCGCACCATGCCCGCCCCGGACGAACGCTCACTGAAGCATTTCAAGCGGCAAACCACTGCGTTGGGCAAACCGTGGGACGGCCAGGTCAGCTACGGCGAGTACTTGCGGACTTTGGATGCGTCCGACCCCAATCAGCTGGCCATCCTGCACTCTGCCGGGACACTGTTCAGGGGCGCCGGTTACACGCCCTTCGACGGCGAGGTGCCTGACACGGTGATCCAGGCGGCCATCGGGGCTCCCTACGCCCACACCACAGCACCGCTGCGACGCCTCATTGACAGATTTGTCCTGGTCATCTGCGAGGCCCTCAGTAACAACAAGGACATTCCGCGCTGGGCCCGTGACGCCCTGCCCTCGTTGCCGGAGATCATGGCAGCCTCGGACCAAGTGGCTGGACGGCTTGAGCGTGCGGCACTGGACACCGTGGAAGCGGCACTGGTAGCCAACCACGTGGGCCAGGAGTTCGACGCCGTGGTGATTTCAGGGTCCAAGCCTTCCAACGGAACTGGAAATGGAAACGGCAACAGAGCCAACGGCAATAAAGCCAACGGAAACGGGAGCGGTCCGTACGGCGTCGTCCAGATCGCAGAACCGGCCGTCACCGCCCGCTGCGACGGCGAGCTGGAGTCCGGGACCAAGGTGCGCGTACGCCTGGTTACGGCGGATGTTGCCAGCCGGGAGATCAGGTTCGAGCTGCAGCGGTGAAGCCATCGAACCCATGATCCGGGCTTTATGGCTCCCAGAGGATAGACTGGGGCTGTAGTAATGGATGCCCGGTCGTTGATTCAGTTAATTTTTGAAGTCAACAAGCCCGCCCCTACGCGATCTTGAGATGTACCAACTGGTCACCAGTGCCAGTACTTAGATAGCCCGCGATCGGCTTCCACTGGATATGCTTGCGCGCCAGTCCGTGCTCCGGTACGGCTTCACCGCCCCCGTTGAGCACGCAGCGCCAATGCCTAAATGAATAAGGAAACTCCCTGTGAGTGAATTGCACACCCATGAAGTCCTGACCGACCCAACCGGAACCGAAATTCTCGAACCCGAGGAAACGATCGTTTCGGATGAAAAGCCCCACGAGATCGAAGAAAAGTCGTTCGCCGACTACAACGTCCGCGCTGACATTGTGGAGTCCTTGGCCGATGCCGGGATCACGCACCCCTTCCCCATCCAGGCAATGACCCTGCCGGTGGCCCTGAGCGGCCACGACATCATCGGCCAGGCCAAGACGGGCACCGGTAAGACGTTGGGCTTCGGCATCCCCGCGCTCCAGCGCGTGGCCGGCCGCGACGACGCCGGCTACGAGAAGCTTGCCGTCCCGGGTGCACCCCAGGCCTTGGTGATCGTTCCCACGCGTGAACTCGCAGTGCAGGTTGCCAACGACCTCCAGAACGCTTCACGCAAGCGCAACGCCCGCATCGCCACCATCTATGGTGGCCGCGCCTACGAGCCCCAGGTCGATGCCCTGCAGAAGGGCGTCGAAATCGTTGTCGGCACCCCCGGGCGGCTGATCGACCTTTACAAGCAGAAGCATTTGAGCCTGAAGAACGTCAAGATGGTGATTCTTGATGAGGCTGACGAGATGCTGGACCTCGGCTTCCTTCCTGACGTTGAGACCCTGATCGCCGGCACCCCCGCCGTTCGGCAGACGCTGCTCTTCTCGGCAACGATGCCCGGCCCGGTGATCGCGATGGCACGCCGTTACATGACGCAGCCCACCCACATCCGTGCTGCAGATCCGGACGACGAAGGCCTGACCAAGCGCGACATCCGCCAGCTGATCTACCGTGCGCACAGCATGGACAAGTCTGAAGTAGTGGCCCGCATCCTCCAGGCACGCGGCCGCGGACGGACCATCATCTTTACCAAGACCAAGCGCACTGCCGCCAAGGTTGCCGAGGAACTGGTCGACCGCGGTTTTGCTGCGGCAGCCATTCACGGCGACCTCGGCCAGGGTGCCCGCGAACAGGCTCTCCGTGCTTTCCGCAACAACAAGGTCGATGTCCTGGTGGCCACTGACGTTGCCGCCCGCGGCATCGACGTGGACGACGTCACGCACGTCATCAACTACCAGTGTGTTGAAGACGAAAAGATCTACCTTCACCGTGTGGGCCGCACCGGCCGCGCGGGTAACAAGGGCACCGCTGTCACGTTCGTCGACTGGGACGACATGCCGCGCTGGGGCCTGATCAACAAGGCACTCGGTCTAAGCGTTCCGGAACCGGTGGAGACGTACTCGTCCTCGCCGCACCTGTACGAAGACCTCGACATCCCCGAGGGCACCAAGGGCAGGTTGCCCCGCAACAAGCGGGTCCTCGCCGGCGTCGACGCGGAGGTTCTTGAGGACCTCGGTGAGACCGGCAAGAAGAACGCACGCTCAGGCTCAAGCCGCGACGGCGGTCGCGATAGCGGCCGTGGCCGTGACGGCGGGCGCGACAGCGGACGCGGACGGCAAGCCAAGTCCAATGACTCGGACTCCAGCGAATCCAAGGGCGATGGCGGCCGCAACCGCACGCGCCGCCGTCGTACTTCCGATGCCGAAGCAGCCCCCGCTGCCGGTGCGTCGGAATCCCGCACGGCCACTGCCGACAACGCAGACAAGCCTGCCAGGACACGTCGTACCCGCACGCGCCGCCGCAACGGCGAAGTGGTTTCCGGTGAGACCGCAGCTGCCCAGTCCGGCAGCGCCGAGGGCTAAAACCCTCAATGACTGAAACTGTTTGGGCGCCGGACGGCGGCAATATGGTGGTGCACGCGGACAACGCGGAGTTCCTCCCTACGCTGCCGGACGGCGCCTTCACACTCATCTACGTCGACCCGCCCTTCAACACAGGCCGGGTACAGCGCCGCCAGGAAACCCGCATGGTCCGCAACGCGGACGGCGACGGCGATCGCGTCGGTTTCAAGGGCCGTTCCTACGACACCATCAAGGGTGCCCTTCACAGCTACGACGACGCCTTCAGCGATTATTGGTCCTTCCTGGAACCCAAACTCGTCGAGGCGTGGCGGCTGTTGTCAGACGACGGCACCCTGTACCTGCACCTCGATTACCGTGAGGTGCACTACGCCAAGGTGATGCTGGACGCCATCTTCGGCAGGGAATGCTTCCTCAACGAGATCATCTGGGCCTACGACTACGGCGCACGCGCCAAGAACCGCTGGCCCACCAAGCACGACAACATTCTGGTGTACGTGAAGAACCCCACCAAGTACCACTTCGACAACGCAGAGGTGGACCGGGAACCGTACATGGCCCCCGGCCTGGTGACTCCTGCCAAGCGCGAGCTCGGCAAGCTGCCCACTGATGTTTGGTGGCACACCATCGTTTCCCCCACCGGCCGTGAGAAGACCGGCTACCCCACCCAGAAACCCGAAGGCCTTGTCCGGAGGATCGTTTCCGCATCCAGCCGCGAAGGTGACTGGTGCCTCGATTTCTTCGCCGGATCAGGGACCCTGGGAGCCGTTGCAGCGAAGCTCGGCCGCAATTTTGTGTGTGTCGACCAGAACGAACAGGCCATCGAGGTCATGCGGAAACGGCTGGGCAGCAAGGCCGTGTTCCACGAGATCCAGCCAACCAGCCTCTAGCCCGTATTGCCAGGCGTGCTCAGGCGACGCCCTTCACGAAGGCCGTCACGGAGTCCGCGATCATCTGCACGGCAATGGCCGACAAAAGCAGACCGGCAATCCGGGTGACAAGCTCCACGCCGTTTTCGCCGAGCACGCGCTGCACCACACCCGCGAAGCGCATCGCCAGGTAAAGCGAGCCCAGCACCACGGCAATCCCCAGCCCCACGGCCAAGTACTCGGAGAGCTGGCTGGACTGCTGAACGAAGACCATCACGGCAACGATCGCACCAGGTCCAGCCATGAGTGGCGTCCC
Above is a genomic segment from Arthrobacter sp. YN containing:
- a CDS encoding ferritin-like fold-containing protein; this translates as MGTSTDVAPSAGQLAAELLGAMAYGELSAFGRLSFDSRYAPTLHDRSVLAKIAVGAYGNFALLSDRLTEMGLDPEEAMLPFQRSFDHFHERTKPGDWFESVMKAYVIDTVSSDFYRAVATFLDGTTQQFVDRVASPDQATEVLRVLLRRALADDPRLASRLALWGRRLVGEALTQAQRVGTEHPQLGPALKSGGDARAAIKRLTGELAGRHARRMTALGLTA
- a CDS encoding RNB domain-containing ribonuclease; protein product: MSHHRIAPNVDDSSDQLAAALAALRTELELPTEYPAEAVQEAQRAVEHLKLPDQDLREIPFVTIDPATSTDLDQALFIDRAGDGYKVLYAIADVPSFVAPGGALDAETRLRGQTFYAPDGRIPLHPEVISENAGSLLAEQDCSAFVWDFDLDADAEVVSVTVARATVRSRAKLSYKGAQQQIDDGTAPPVLQLLKEVGLKRVELERLRGGASLNMPEQEIVQATDGGGYRIVAAPSLPVEDWNAQISLMTGMAAAELMLEGKVGILRTMPAPDERSLKHFKRQTTALGKPWDGQVSYGEYLRTLDASDPNQLAILHSAGTLFRGAGYTPFDGEVPDTVIQAAIGAPYAHTTAPLRRLIDRFVLVICEALSNNKDIPRWARDALPSLPEIMAASDQVAGRLERAALDTVEAALVANHVGQEFDAVVISGSKPSNGTGNGNGNRANGNKANGNGSGPYGVVQIAEPAVTARCDGELESGTKVRVRLVTADVASREIRFELQR
- the thiS gene encoding sulfur carrier protein ThiS, whose translation is MNIKLNGSDHAVPEDASVSTLVTAVTGRVLDHRGQAADGGKLGVAVARNSEVVPRSQWSATALADGDELELVTAVQGG
- a CDS encoding DEAD/DEAH box helicase codes for the protein MSELHTHEVLTDPTGTEILEPEETIVSDEKPHEIEEKSFADYNVRADIVESLADAGITHPFPIQAMTLPVALSGHDIIGQAKTGTGKTLGFGIPALQRVAGRDDAGYEKLAVPGAPQALVIVPTRELAVQVANDLQNASRKRNARIATIYGGRAYEPQVDALQKGVEIVVGTPGRLIDLYKQKHLSLKNVKMVILDEADEMLDLGFLPDVETLIAGTPAVRQTLLFSATMPGPVIAMARRYMTQPTHIRAADPDDEGLTKRDIRQLIYRAHSMDKSEVVARILQARGRGRTIIFTKTKRTAAKVAEELVDRGFAAAAIHGDLGQGAREQALRAFRNNKVDVLVATDVAARGIDVDDVTHVINYQCVEDEKIYLHRVGRTGRAGNKGTAVTFVDWDDMPRWGLINKALGLSVPEPVETYSSSPHLYEDLDIPEGTKGRLPRNKRVLAGVDAEVLEDLGETGKKNARSGSSRDGGRDSGRGRDGGRDSGRGRQAKSNDSDSSESKGDGGRNRTRRRRTSDAEAAPAAGASESRTATADNADKPARTRRTRTRRRNGEVVSGETAAAQSGSAEG
- a CDS encoding TM2 domain-containing protein; its protein translation is MTNPSYPPAPHNGNGAPPVPPAPGAFDAQYQGGPQTYQSGPDSSPYGVPGTGTPAKSFMVTWILSLLLGGLGVDRFYLGKIGTGIAKLLTAGGLGIWSIVDLIITLTGNARDKEGRPLQGYPENKKKAWIITLVVWFAGLVVGIVSAVLSLTLVAAAVQGQATPVPAAPSASQEATAPSQGTATDGNAFEVTVSEGNTVKVTVLNTGYTTEIPEMAYMKPLNGGFLLLEVSWETTAGSSFVAPSNFDAFDADGKEGDRIFLDDGLGGLVSGDVAAGDVQQGVIAFDIKNGPTTVVINNDFGDKAATFTLTPAS
- a CDS encoding thiazole synthase, which translates into the protein MTTANTEVITDALVIDGVHFGSRLIMGTGGAPSLDGLGAALLASGTELTTVAMRRYSPAETGSLFQLLVDHGIRVLPNTAGCFTAKDAVMTAELAREALETDWVKLEVIADEHTLLPDAVELVEATEKLVNRGFKVFAYTNDDPVLALRLENLGATAVMPLGSPIGTGLGILNPHNIELIVSRASVPVVLDAGIGTASDAALAMELGCDAVLLATAVTRAQNPVQMGEAFKHAVIAGRLAKQAGRIPRREHALASSAMEGRAEFL
- a CDS encoding DNA-methyltransferase, producing the protein MTETVWAPDGGNMVVHADNAEFLPTLPDGAFTLIYVDPPFNTGRVQRRQETRMVRNADGDGDRVGFKGRSYDTIKGALHSYDDAFSDYWSFLEPKLVEAWRLLSDDGTLYLHLDYREVHYAKVMLDAIFGRECFLNEIIWAYDYGARAKNRWPTKHDNILVYVKNPTKYHFDNAEVDREPYMAPGLVTPAKRELGKLPTDVWWHTIVSPTGREKTGYPTQKPEGLVRRIVSASSREGDWCLDFFAGSGTLGAVAAKLGRNFVCVDQNEQAIEVMRKRLGSKAVFHEIQPTSL
- the thiO gene encoding glycine oxidase ThiO, which codes for MAVPRQTPLQADVAVIGGGVIGLGIAREARRLGRSVVVIDPAPASGATFAAAGMLAPVSEFHYQEEDLLELMLESSRLWPSFAASLTCGGQDTGYRTTPTLAVGADAADRRALGDLRAVQLAAGLGVEPLSLRDARNREPLLSPQISSAFDIPADHQVDPRKLAACLLSGLARHEASDSTWVSDAANGFAVASSARRLLWDAGRVSGVELESGAAVHSTETVVANGLGAAELEGLPDGLSLPVRPVYGDILRLRVPEHLRPLLTSTVRGMVRGVPVYIVPRDNGTVVIGATQREDGLSASSNAVSAGGVYQLLRDAQALVPAVAELELLEATARARPGTPDNAPLLGRVAGSRGDVDGLVIATGFFRHGVLLTPAAARIVGGLINGSSDPRWAPFRPDRFAATTSTARALTPAHAPSKETA
- the thiE gene encoding thiamine phosphate synthase gives rise to the protein MTQTDALATARLYLCTDARKRQGDFEDFVDAAFEGGVDIIQLRDKTLEAADELELLAVLHGVAQRHGRLWAVNDRADVASVSGAPVFHIGQKDLPLKVARTLLPESVTIGLSTHSPEQVNAAIAASPGQGGLDYFCVGPVWATPTKPGREAVGLDLVTYAAEASKRAVETTDGAVNLPWFAIGGIDLSNVEQVRAAGATRIVVVRAITEASDPTTAAKSLLEALDAA